TATAACAACATCGCCGATACCGACGCCGCGCTGGAGTGCGTGAAGGAATTCAGCGAACCGGCCTGCGTGATTGTGAAGCATGCCAACCCGTGCGGCGTTGCTGTCAGTAGCTCAATTCTCGACGCCTATGATCGCGCATATAAAACCGACCCGACGTCCGCCTTTGGCGGCATTATCGCCTTTAACCGCGAGCTGGATGCCGAAACCGCGCAAGCGATCGTTTCCCGCCAGTTCGTTGAAGTCATCATTGCGCCGTCCGCCAGTGACGACGCCCTGAAAATCACCGCCGCGAAGCAAAACGTGCGCGTACTGGTGTGCGGCGAATGGCAGTCTCGCGTACCGGGCCTCGATTTCAAACGCGTTAACGGCGGCCTGCTGGTTCAGGACCGCGATCTGGGCATGGTGACCGAAGCCGATCTGCGCGTGGTGACAAAACGCCAGCCAACCGAACAGGAGCTGCGCGACGCGCTCTTTTGCTGGAAAGTGGCGAAGTTCGTTAAATCCAACGCGATTGTTTACGCGCGCGACAACATGACCATCGGTATTGGCGCAGGGCAGATGAGCCGCGTCTATTCCGCTAAAATCGCCGGTATCAAAGCAGGCGATGAAGGCCTTGAAGTCAAAGGCTCGGCGATGGCCTCCGACGCGTTCTTCCCGTTCCGCGACGGCATCGACGCCGCAGCGGCTGTGGGCATTACCTGTGTTATCCAGCCGGGCGGCTCGATTCGCGATGATGAAGTCATTGCCGCCGCCGACGAACACGGCATCGCCATGATCTTCACCGACATGCGCCATTTCCGCCATTAATTACGGAGCTACGATGAAAGTATTAGTTATTGGCAACGGCGGGCGCGAGCATGCGCTGGCCTGGAAAGCCGTCCAGTCGCCACTCGTTGAAACCGTTTTTGTTGCCCCCGGCAACGCCGGTACGGCGCTCGAGCCTGCGCTGCAGAACGTGGCGATAAGCCCGACCGATATTCCGGCGCTGCTGAGCTTTGCGCAGGCGGAAAATATCGATCTGACAATTGTCGGGCCGGAAGCGCCGCTGGTGATTGGCGTGGTGGACGCGTTTCGCGCCGCGGGCCTGAAAATTTTCGGGCCGACCAAAGGCGCGGCGCAGCTTGAAGGATCGAAAGCCTTCACGAAAGATTTCCTGGCGCGTCATCGCATCCCGACGGCGGAATACCAGAACTTTACCGAGACCGAACCGGCGCTTGCCTATATTCGTGAAAAAGGCGCGCCGATTGTTATCAAGGCCGACGGCCTCGCGGCCGGTAAAGGCGTTATCGTGGCGATGACGCTTGCCGAAGCCGAAGCGGCCGTGCTCGATATGC
This sequence is a window from Cronobacter sakazakii. Protein-coding genes within it:
- the purH gene encoding bifunctional phosphoribosylaminoimidazolecarboxamide formyltransferase/IMP cyclohydrolase; this translates as MQQPRPVRRALLSVSDKAGIVDFARALSTRGVELLSTGGTARLLAEAGLPVTEVSDYTGFPEMMDGRVKTLHPKVHGGILGRRGQDDDIMAQHAISPIDMVVVNLYPFAQTVAREGCTLEDAVENIDIGGPTMVRSAAKNHKDVAIVVKSSDYTAIIDELDANNGSLTFDTRFDLAIKAFEHTAAYDSMIANYFGSLVPAYHGETTAPAGRFPRTLNLNFIKKQDMRYGENSHQQAAFYIEEEIKEASVATARQVQGKALSYNNIADTDAALECVKEFSEPACVIVKHANPCGVAVSSSILDAYDRAYKTDPTSAFGGIIAFNRELDAETAQAIVSRQFVEVIIAPSASDDALKITAAKQNVRVLVCGEWQSRVPGLDFKRVNGGLLVQDRDLGMVTEADLRVVTKRQPTEQELRDALFCWKVAKFVKSNAIVYARDNMTIGIGAGQMSRVYSAKIAGIKAGDEGLEVKGSAMASDAFFPFRDGIDAAAAVGITCVIQPGGSIRDDEVIAAADEHGIAMIFTDMRHFRH